The stretch of DNA TGTATCTTGCCATCATGTGAGGTCAGCGTAATATCCATTTTAGCATCTAAATTCATCTGATTATCTTGCGCCTGTAACTCAACCTTTCCATACCCAGCAACCGCTCTAAGGTCTTTATTATGGGCAAAGAGGGATATTTCCTGACTGGCTGCCATTGTGACATTGTTTTTGGCGTTGAGGCTGACATCTTTGCCTGCTGTGGTGATGACGTTGCGTCCTGCATTATGTTGAATAGAGGATGGCGTGGTCTGAGCAATGCCTGCGGGGGCTGAGATGAGGACGCTGGCTTTCTGTAATGCTGTAACCGCGCCCTCAATTAACGCCATAAGGTTCGCCGTATCCAACCCAGTTGCCTTTGACGCATCTGCTGCTTCTCTGAGTTGCTTAGCTTGGTTTAACGCTGCACTAAGCTGTCCTGTGGCCTCAATCATATCCAGTGAGGTTGAGCTTGCCTTTTGCCTGCCATCCGCACTGATAAAGATCCCATTATTCGCTCTAATAGCGCCCCATTTGTCGGTTCGCAGTTCAAAGCCTTCCCCGCGTTGTTGTCTGGAACTATCGACAAGATGTCCCATATTGAGTTGGGTCTTGCCCCCATATTCTGTGGAGAGCTTGATATGTTCCTTACCCCGTTCATCATCCATTCGTAACTTGTTATTGGATGGGGTTCTTAGAACATTGCGTTTATAGTTCTGGATCGTAACATGATCGCCATTCGATGAGTCATGCAAGGCATAAGCAATATAAGGTCTGTCTGGGTCTCCATCTTCAAAGGCAATGGCGACTTCTGTCCCGTCCAATAGCGGCCAGTGAAACCCATAGGTGCCCCCACTATAAGGCTTAGCCAGACGCACCCACAGGCTTTCTTTGCCTTTGTCCCAAGTGTCTAAATCAAAATCAAATTGAACCTTATACCGCCCCATCTCATCGATATGACTATAGGTATCAAATTTCTCTGTGCTGCTTACTCTGGCAGGGATCGTGCCTGCAATATGCGGACGTTCAAGCAGTTTGGGTCTAAACCCAATCTGATCAGAATAGGGCATGGCTTCAAAGCGCATCTCATATTTGCCATTCCTTGAGCCTTTACTGGTCGTAGAGACGATCAGGAACCCATCTTTTAAGGCAGGGTCTGTTGACCCTCCCTCAATATCTAAAACCTTCCCAGGATAAAGTGATGGATCATTGGTCGTGCCATAAATACGGATTTTATCATTCTTATAACGTTCATTATGCAGCCTTGCATGAAAAGACCCCGTTTCAATTTCGGGGTCTATGTCAGTGCCGCGTTCTAAATACCGATCCCCATAATGATAAGGAACCCCGTAAGTCGTATTATCGGGCTGCCAACTATCGGTCTCGCTGTTCTGAGTAGCATTAGCGCTGCGATAGTTATAATCCTTAACCTTCGCCCCTGCCTGCACCACGTTATGATGCACTTTAATCCCCCAGACAGAGAGAATAGCATTATCACTCATGCCAGAACCCGCAGGATTACGAATAGGAAGGCTATTGCCAAAGACATATTTGCTTTGATCGTCAGAGAATACGATTACATCAAGATCAAGGCGTGTATCCATGTCAAAACGATACCAAATCCCATCCCACGCAAGCTTTCTTGCGATAAAGTCATAATCCGTCTCTTTATACTGCATATCCTGCTCATGGGCAGGATAAGTATGGTTTAAATCCATATGGAAATCTTGACCTTCAAAGCCATGACGGGTTCGTAAGATCTTTTCAACGATTTGAGGGATGGATTGGTTTTGAAAGATGGAAGTATATTGGGTTTTACGAAGTAAAGCTAACCGAGGTTCTAGCGTTACCCCATAGGAAGTTTGATCTTTAGAACTACTAATCTTGGCAAAGCCTGTAATCACCCCATAAACACGCCGTTGTGGCTCTAAATCAGAAGGGGATTGAAAAAAGAACTCGGCAGAACAGTTTAACACGTCTTGAGGGGTGATATTGGGATCAAAAGAGGTAAAACGGATCTGATACGAAAAAGGCTCACTAAGCTTCTCAACCCCGTGAAAATCCTGCACATCGATATTAGCATTACAGCCTGTGATAGTGAGGTGATAGCGATTATGACCAGAACCAGAAACGCCTAGACCCTTGCCAGTGAGAAGAGCCTTCGTTGCATCGTCCACAACGTCAAACATTCCCATAGCATCACCTCATTATTCGTTTAAAACTCAAGATTATTACAATAATGAAAATATGCCGTTTTATTAAGACGAGCAAGTTACTTTTTAGAAAATCATATAGAAATTAGGCACAACTTGATTAAAAATCAAAATTAATCAAAAAATCAAATGGCGTTTTGCGAACAATATGTGCGTGCGACAGGCAGG from Commensalibacter nepenthis encodes:
- a CDS encoding type VI secretion system Vgr family protein; translated protein: MFDVVDDATKALLTGKGLGVSGSGHNRYHLTITGCNANIDVQDFHGVEKLSEPFSYQIRFTSFDPNITPQDVLNCSAEFFFQSPSDLEPQRRVYGVITGFAKISSSKDQTSYGVTLEPRLALLRKTQYTSIFQNQSIPQIVEKILRTRHGFEGQDFHMDLNHTYPAHEQDMQYKETDYDFIARKLAWDGIWYRFDMDTRLDLDVIVFSDDQSKYVFGNSLPIRNPAGSGMSDNAILSVWGIKVHHNVVQAGAKVKDYNYRSANATQNSETDSWQPDNTTYGVPYHYGDRYLERGTDIDPEIETGSFHARLHNERYKNDKIRIYGTTNDPSLYPGKVLDIEGGSTDPALKDGFLIVSTTSKGSRNGKYEMRFEAMPYSDQIGFRPKLLERPHIAGTIPARVSSTEKFDTYSHIDEMGRYKVQFDFDLDTWDKGKESLWVRLAKPYSGGTYGFHWPLLDGTEVAIAFEDGDPDRPYIAYALHDSSNGDHVTIQNYKRNVLRTPSNNKLRMDDERGKEHIKLSTEYGGKTQLNMGHLVDSSRQQRGEGFELRTDKWGAIRANNGIFISADGRQKASSTSLDMIEATGQLSAALNQAKQLREAADASKATGLDTANLMALIEGAVTALQKASVLISAPAGIAQTTPSSIQHNAGRNVITTAGKDVSLNAKNNVTMAASQEISLFAHNKDLRAVAGYGKVELQAQDNQMNLDAKMDITLTSHDGKIQTFSPTEINLVCGEKCFIKLTPDQVIMNAPDHIIHKTAVVIKQNPGSMPIDPPPMPQPKKANGFRFSA